Below is a window of Conger conger chromosome 16, fConCon1.1, whole genome shotgun sequence DNA.
GTTTTGGTGCATAACAAAGGAGAAACCTTAACACTACAATCACGTACAAgcagacacttatccagagaAAGATAGACTAGTGTGGAACATCAACTGTTACtcaaaagaatacaaaaatgtgataACCTAGAAAGCACAGAGGCCCATTTATAATCAATAAGTGCAATGTGAACATAATTTGtggcaaaaatgcatttcttgGATTAAGTACATATATTTTGTCATAAAGCCAATCCATTTAATCTATTTGTAAGGAGGTAATATTGGTGTGGGGTAAATAGCTGGCAGTGGGGGGTagcagcagggtgtgggggtaaCGGGAAAGGCTAGGGAGCAAAAAGGAGCAGAGGGGTTGGAACTGCTCTGCCTATGTGGGGGAAATGTCAGAGACCAGCAAAACACAAGTAAGTTAGCCAGATTCAGCTTGTGATGATGTGAcggtttaattaaatgtttctgCCCTTGGGTGATGCCAGCGGCATCTTCAGCCACTGACACACTGCCAAATTCAGGGAGGTACTGTGGGTTTTTATGTCAGAGGAAGACCACAAACATACCATTCCCCACCTAGTCAACCCACAATGCAATACACTTGCTCTTTGTATTGAGAAGTCTATGGTTATATTGTCTGTGAAATCCTGGATTTATTGTAAGTCTACTAATGGGTGTCTGTAGGTTTGTTCTGATACATGATTATGTaccgactgtgtgtgtgtgtgtgtgtgggggggggggggggggggcctcacTGAGGACAATAGAGCTCTCTTATTCACCCTCTTTCCTGCATTACCGCATTTTCACGGACTGACATCTGACATCCATAAAGAACCCATAAAAAGAATATAAATTAAAAACGGTTGACGCAGACACTACTCTGGTTTAACCGATGCAGCATTCAGTGACTCCCCCATTCCTGGATGGTAATATCACTTCATTTGCGTATTCACAACTGCAGTTCAGTAGGTAATACTAGATATATAGTGTTATATTCAAGATGACACCAAACTGATTTCACAGCTCTTGTCCCAAAGTAAAACATCAGAAGGTGAAATGATCTGAATGATGTACAGCCCTGCAGTAATAGCATATTGCCACTAGAGGTGCAGCAGAGCACCGTGAGCAAAGTAAACCCAGTTCAACTCTTGTTCAATTTGTGTTCAGAACAAAGGTATCTTTCATTGAAGGCACACGTCAGAAGTTATTTTTCCACTGGTGAAAATCAGCAAGCCTAGTGCATTGGTGTCTTCAGTCAGTGAACTATTAATTTGATCATAGACAGAACAATTAGGTACTACAGCTGGCAACCTCATAgtttaaaaagttttaattCTTTGGCAAGAAGGcacatttgtgaaaataaaaaaagtgacaAAAAGGTCATGCAAatcttcctctctgtccctcagacCTGCTTTTCATAATCAGAGGGGAGCATCAGTCCTGTCCACACCAGACGAGTATGACTTATTCAATGCACAGTCCTCAGGAGACAGAAGTTTCTTGATgcctggggtggggtggggatgggATTCCAAGTTCTGTCTTTGTTCAGCCATAAACTCTAGGGAGTTGGTTGGTGTCTATCTGGGATCCAGCCGGAGTGAAGGCATCCCAGAGGGACGAGGGACAATATGGGAAAGAGGCCCCTTTCCATGAGGTGCCTCCAGACCGGAACAGATGCACAGGGGAAACTGAATACACTGCAAAGGGTCTGCACCATCCCTCCATTGCTCTTGTGTTCAGCGGAGATCTTCTGGCTGTTCCCATTTCCAACAGCTCTCCAACAAACCGACCTGACAGAAATCAATCCCTTTAATTTATATAAATGCTGGTGGGGGTGAATAAAAGTCCTgaccacacaaaaataaaaaataaaaagaacaagcAGGATCATCATTGTTGGACAGACACATCTCATTAATGCAATATGTTCCAATCAGATGGATTCCATCAATGCATTGTAGTCCAATGCACTCTGGGCCAGTCAGATTCATTCCGTCAATGCACTATGGTCTAATCAAATGATTTCTATCAATGCATTGTGGTCCAATCATAAGTTTTCCATTAATGCACAGTGCTCAAAGTTGTAATATCAAGGGCCAAAAGCACAGCAGTCTCCTTACTGCCAGTGTATCCTGATTCAGACAGAAAAATGTCagagaaaaaatctgaaatctgaaatctgaaatgcaATGGAATCTGAAATGCAATGAAATTAGCATAAAAGTAGCAAAGAGTTACTTTTTCAACTCTAAAAGCAAAGATGACAATCCCTTGTCAAGAGTCACAAACAACTTTGGGGggagtaaaaagaaaaaggggaaaaaataaaactggacCAAAACAAGGCAGTTAAAACTGTGTGGTGAggtgaaaaaaaagaaccaaaacAAAGGAGAGGCAGTCCATAAGGGGTGGcggtgtgggggggttggggtttaGTATCGCCCAAAAGTAACCCCCGttgtaaaaatgacaaaaacagaaggATTAAAAGCTGCTGAacgccccctctcccctctgtctctctcacgctcCCGCTCTGTGGTAGACATCATAGCTCGTCGCGAGCGGTGCTGTCCAGGGCCGACTGCAGCACGTCACTGTTCTGGGCCTCCGTGCtgatctcctcctgctcctgggtCTTGCGTGACTTTGCCCGGTCCCAGTCCGTCCGGACAGCCTCATTGTCCCAGACGGTGGAGGTCTCTGTGTCACTGATGTAGCCTGTGTCGCCCGTGTAGTGCGTGGGGTACACCAGCAAGGGCTCAGCGGAAAACGCCTTCAGATCCCGCGTCTCAAACTGGTCCATGTAATCAGAgctgggggggagaggagaggtcaATCAAAACTGAAGATTAATAAACCCAAATTCCTTTTCGTCTCACAATTTGTCCCCAGTCAAACCACTTTCACCACACAAATTTCCCCTCCCCAATCATTTCACCCCATCTGAAATTTGGGCTCTGCTGAAGCCTGTTTCAGAAAAGCTCCTCCAAAGCTTGTGCTGCCCAAAAGTGCGGAGTTCCTTAACAGCCACTATGTTGGAAGAGTGCAGTTCCAAGTGAAGCTGCTGGAGGTAGACTACTGGCAACTAACTGAAAGCACCCCTCCAATAATTTGTGAGACACAGACAATCCCACCAACACTAACACTGCCAATTTATCCCCCACCCTGTGAGGTCTACTGGATGTCACGACACCATCATCAGACCTCAGGATTCATCCAAGCACAGGTACGCAACATTTCAACACACGAGCCACCAAActggagaggaggaaggagagttGGAGATAGAGAAGGGGTGAGAAGAGCAGGAGCAGATGGAGCATTGCGGCCGTCAGACCTGGACCTACGTACACAGGATGCTTATCGAACATGATAGGAAGGAACTCATCCACCGGCAGCATCTTCTTCAGAGGCTCCACCTTCAGGAGCTTTTTGGCACCCTGTAAGGACATCATGTATCCAAGGGTCCAATACGAGTAGTCTGCCACCACCAGGTTGTGGATGTTGGGCACGGATTTCTCCGGGTGATCcacctgcatcctcttcctcccgATATAACTAATAGGGAGGGATGGAAAgaaaaatggagggagagagggagaggtgcatGGACAGGATTacagatggggagggagggagtggttGAGAGTGGGTAGAATGGTTTTCCATTCTCTGTGGAATCAAATGCTGGATGATGAAGAACTTCTCTCGAGTGAATTTAAGTTTGTTACAACGTGCAAGGTGAGAGACAAACTCAGAACATTCAGGCTGTCTTTACTGAGAATATCTCTGAAAAACTagcatgtgtgctgtgtttaaATACAGTCCTTAGTCATACAgttgtgttaaaaaataaaattagttcagtaattaaaagtgaagttaaatcttgaaaaatttctTCAGTTcaagtgtttgagtttgaagaaaaaaatgttgacactgccatttttttttacagattaatattccttttctttgcttcctgtaaaagaataatgcagaccTGATgcaatttgttaatgctttgatttgatttgaatgtttccactacatttgaaatatggaactaaaagctattaaaaaatatttgcactttattcccATTGACATATGAAAGAGTTGAGAAGTGCCCGGTTGGAGCTGACTGGTCTTGTCTCTCTGCGAGGACCCTGGCTGAGCCATTCATCAAGGATGTGTCAGACCCCTGCCACAGACACTACAGAGGTGGTTTGCACAGACCTAATACAATGTATATATTCAAAGTCctgataaatataaaatgtgagaACCTATGAATGGAGAAATAGAAAATGGGAGAGAAGGTGTCCAAGCCAAGCCACTTCAAATGTTCTTCAtatcacagtacacagtacatttTTGTCTAACTGTGGACACATGGGTGAGATTAAAGAGTTCAGTGTCTAAAGCACAAGCTGCTCATTGTTTTCATAATGGCAGCACTGGAACAAACCTGAACCCCTGACCTCATTCAAGTATGGTAGTCAAATTCCTGCTCAGCTCAACCTGGTCCCACTGTCACCCCCAGAAATAAGAGCCAGGCTCTGTCACAGCATTACTGTCAGACCTGGGCTCTGCCAGCAAACTTACCAAGTCTAAAGAAATTATGGCCATGTATTaggaataaaaagaaaaattgcaCCACATCATATATTAATAAGGTGTACTCTGTACACTGAGCTGGGCTCTGCGAGCCGTACTCACATGAGGTCCCAGTCCAGGCCTTCACTCTGTAACTCCTTCATCAGGTTCTGCAGGCGGCGCTTGAAGAACACCTCAAATCTCAGGTCATCCTCAATCACCAGGGAGGCCTTCAGGCCCCGCTCTACAATCTAAACACAGAGCCACGGTACAGACGTATGCACAAAGAGCGACTCCCCTGGGTCCCAGTGGATCCCTGTGTACTGCTCTGCATTTAGTCTCAAAGCCTGGGGCTGCCCCATGATGCTCACCTCTTTCCAGATGTTGTAGTGGGAGAGGAAGCAACCCAGCTCTCCCTTTGTGAGGGGCCGGCCATGGTAGGGATCACTGTACCCTGGGAGCATGTGTATGCCCATGGCATTGACCTGGCTGACATTCATTGCactgacagagggaggaggagagagggggaaacagagagagaaagagggggaagaaagaaggcagaggagaggggcgagggatggataaaaaaaatgatttaaaggaAACAATTCAGACTAAAGCAGACTTTTCAAATCAGATATGAGATAataaacatacagcacacagaagTTGTTAGGCCCTGCTTCCTAAGATAGACTCCTAAGAGTTAGAAAAATTCATCCTGATTGTGACAAGTTTTTcgatattattatataaaaggTTTTATTCAGTTCCATTCACACTTGCGTGTTATTTTCCATCCGACCAGAGCTGAAGCTAAGGAGATGCCAAGACATTACTGGCCAGGTCCGATAATCGACTGCTAGAGGCCTTCAGTGAAAAGCAAAAAGGAGTACGAGACATAACACTTGCAGCTGGCGAGTGAAGAGAACAGCTTTTACTTTTCCACAGAACGAGCTGGTTGTCCTTGGTTACGACATAAACATGGCTGCACAGCCACTCTGGGAGAGTAAAGATTCTAAACCAGCTGAGAGTAATTTTTATGTATGCTGAAGTTACAGATATTGTTCCATTTCTGCAGAAATATTGTACACATAAACCTATCAAGCATTCCTCACATGTCTTCCTGATCCTTGGACAAGGGAAATGACTTTGTGCCAAACTTGATACACAGGCAGGTACTGTTGAGGAAGTTGGTATGTAAATTTATCTTTAAAGCTTTACTCCAAGGTTTTTATATTCAGACATTTCTGCGTTTCTTTTGCCTTAAGCTTCCAGAGTTCATCACTGCCTATGTCTGAGAAGCTGTGGACCAACACCATTGGAATTGTTTTATCAGGGCAAATTTGAAGGCTGATTCTGTCAAAGCAAAACTGAATTTTTAAAATAGGTAGCTtgagaaaatgaattaaaaaatagcCTTTAATTAATCACACTCACTAAAGAGTCTATTGACTGATGAATGTTCATAGGCCTCAGTTTATCAACAGCACTACCAACTCAGGCCGTGCCTCAAGTACCTCCGgtacccaaaccccacccccccaatccCAGTTTGCGGTCTCACTCCGAAGTTGTGCACGGGAGTTCCGGGCCGAGGTGACGTACTTGCCGTCCACTGCGGGGATGACCTTGCAGGCGATCTCTTGCTCGTAGAGAGTGCGGAGCATGCGCTCCCTCCGGTCGGTGCGGCGCTGCAGGTTGATCATGAACACCTGCGGAGGCACACCCTCCATCAGCACAACCAGCGACGTAGAAATGCACAAACACGTCCGACCTGGACAGGCCGCCACTGCATGGCAGGGCACAAACACATcgttcactcacacgctcatacataCAGGCAATTTAACGGactactgcatgtctttggactgggaGGAAATTGGGAGTACAGGCCAAGCAAAAGAAAAGGGCATTTGAATACACAGTATGGTAAATaaaccaccctcccccccaacaGACTCTTCTGACCTCATCGAATCCGATCTTGTCTGCCTGCTTGGTTGGGGCCGATATGAAATTGGAAGGGTCCAACGGGGGGTTTCGCACtgcagagaggagaagagaccATGATAAGGAAGAGGTGAGGGTCACTTCAATTTATATTGGGGATTTAAGACCCTACCACAGATTCTATTCGGCCAGATACTCAATTCTGTATTCTTTGAAAGTACTGCTTCGCTACTGTTGAAACTGAAGGATTCCAATTTAATCTCCAAAAATTGAAGGGCAAGGCCAATACATAACATCTCTGTATTTAACAGATGCACTCATAcaccttctttttttcttttctttacatACACATTCGATTTATTCAGCTTAAATACCTTGCTTAAGGGTACAACACCAGTGCCCTAGCTGGAAATCTACCCCACAACCTTTCAATTACAAGGCCAGTTCCCtgaaccattatactacactgtcATCCCAAATGCGTGTAGCTACAAAAGTACAATACTATCATGCACGTTGTCAAGTAACGTAACATGTCAcagtgataaaaaataaaataaaaagacagaacCAATGAAGGAATCAGAGTATCTGTGGAGGTCTATCAAATATTTGGCTGTTTTCGAAACTAATGACAAtaagcctgaaatttagtatgagtagtatgctagtgcACGGTTTTGAACACCGCATACGATCCTACGCTTACTTCATGACCTATAACCCCTcactctcctctgccctctgacCTCATGCTCACCTGCGACCTCCAGCAGTGTGTGCAGGAAGCTGTCGGCCTCGTCTTTCAGGGTGCTATGAGAGCGCAAGGGGACGGGGAAGTACCCATAATTCTCTCTGTTACATATGAACATCTGCACAtctgagagacaaagagagaaagagaataaaACTGTAAAACGTAACAATCATGTTACACCAAGaaattcacaaataaaaaaatgagacTGTTTTTGTTACTTATCCATTCTCAACTCTtgaattacaaaaatatatataaaccgagagggagggagacaaagGCAATAGGGAGGGGTCGTTCTCTGTTCAGAGTGAGCAAAACAATGGCTGGGAGTGATACGCacgggacagagggacagagatgggaagagaaagagaagaggtTAATAAGTAGCACGACAGAGGAGATGAGAGAATGATCAGGTGAAAGAAAGGTGAGCAGGTGGAGAAAGTCAGAAAAGAGGAGAGCCAGGAAGAGAAGATGGATCAGTCTTCACTCTTCCCAACCTGCCATGCGCGCAGAGAATGCGAAGATGATGATGTCGTCGAAGGCCCAGGTGTAGTCAGGGTGGGGCGGGTGGAAGGCCAACTGGCGGGAGGCCTCCTTGCGCAGGTCCACCAGGAAGGTGGAGTGCACCATGGGAACGGCAAAGCAGCCCTTCCTCAACTGTTTCCTGATCGGCATGTACGCTGGAGTCCGCTTGTAGTAACCCTGAGGGCAGTGGCACAGATgaacatacgcacacaggcgcacacatgcGCGCATGCTCaaacatatgtgcacacacatacatgcaaag
It encodes the following:
- the colgalt1a gene encoding procollagen galactosyltransferase 1; amino-acid sequence: MLRFTWLLSALLLYPELSQGYFPEERWSPESPLLAPRILIALVCRNSEHSLPYFLGSIDRLNYPKDRIAMWVATDHNEDNTTAILRDWLIQVQSLYHYVEWRPQEDSREYEEEAGPKHWTNHRYAHVMKLRQTALEAAREMWADYFLLVDCDNLLTNQDTVWELMRENKTIVAPLLESRAAYSNFWCGMTSQGYYKRTPAYMPIRKQLRKGCFAVPMVHSTFLVDLRKEASRQLAFHPPHPDYTWAFDDIIIFAFSARMADVQMFICNRENYGYFPVPLRSHSTLKDEADSFLHTLLEVAVRNPPLDPSNFISAPTKQADKIGFDEVFMINLQRRTDRRERMLRTLYEQEIACKVIPAVDGNAMNVSQVNAMGIHMLPGYSDPYHGRPLTKGELGCFLSHYNIWKEIVERGLKASLVIEDDLRFEVFFKRRLQNLMKELQSEGLDWDLIYIGRKRMQVDHPEKSVPNIHNLVVADYSYWTLGYMMSLQGAKKLLKVEPLKKMLPVDEFLPIMFDKHPVSDYMDQFETRDLKAFSAEPLLVYPTHYTGDTGYISDTETSTVWDNEAVRTDWDRAKSRKTQEQEEISTEAQNSDVLQSALDSTARDEL